Proteins from a genomic interval of Salinarchaeum sp. Harcht-Bsk1:
- the hisI gene encoding phosphoribosyl-AMP cyclohydrolase, whose translation MHDDALRTDGGEPPELDFGESGRIPAIAQDAASGEVLMLAYVTREAVETTRETGRAHYYSRSREELWEKGATSGHTQEVREIRVDCDGDAILYLVDQEGGACHTGYESCFYRTVDGEIVGERVFDPDDVYE comes from the coding sequence ATGCACGACGACGCCCTCCGGACCGACGGCGGGGAGCCGCCGGAACTCGATTTCGGCGAGTCCGGGCGCATCCCTGCGATCGCCCAGGACGCAGCCTCCGGCGAGGTCCTGATGCTCGCCTACGTCACGCGGGAGGCCGTTGAGACGACCCGCGAGACGGGCCGGGCGCACTACTACAGCCGGAGCCGAGAGGAGCTCTGGGAGAAGGGCGCGACGAGCGGCCACACCCAGGAAGTCCGGGAGATCCGCGTGGACTGCGACGGCGACGCGATCCTCTACCTCGTCGACCAGGAGGGCGGCGCCTGCCACACCGGCTACGAGTCCTGCTTCTACCGGACCGTCGACGGCGAGATCGTCGGCGAGCGGGTGTTCGACCCCGACGACGTCTACGAGTGA
- a CDS encoding SDR family NAD(P)-dependent oxidoreductase — MNVLVTGGSRGIGRATALALAGEHDVAIGYNESADAAADVAAAARDRDAAAVTVQADVTDSDAVEQMVDTAADELGGLDAVVNNAGIVDPGRLDDLDDEQWDRVLRTNLTGAFYVTRAAIEYLQPGGDVVFVSSIGGTAGTVDASYAASKAGLHGLTRALAREYGEDGVQVNAVAPGPVETSMNDDILAFLEAIEFRGHENLDTHLPEYACDPSEVADTIEYLLGNEYVQGEIVNVNGGMQFQ, encoded by the coding sequence ATGAACGTACTCGTCACCGGCGGTAGTCGCGGGATCGGTCGTGCAACGGCACTCGCCCTCGCGGGGGAACACGACGTCGCGATCGGCTACAACGAGTCTGCCGACGCGGCGGCGGACGTCGCAGCCGCTGCCCGCGATCGGGATGCGGCGGCCGTCACCGTACAGGCAGACGTCACGGACTCTGATGCCGTCGAGCAGATGGTCGATACGGCCGCCGACGAACTCGGTGGCCTCGACGCCGTCGTCAACAACGCTGGGATCGTCGATCCAGGCCGCCTGGACGACCTCGACGACGAGCAGTGGGATCGCGTCCTCCGGACGAACCTCACCGGCGCGTTCTACGTCACCCGGGCCGCCATCGAGTACCTCCAGCCCGGCGGCGACGTGGTCTTCGTCTCCTCGATCGGCGGCACCGCGGGCACCGTCGACGCCAGTTACGCGGCGAGCAAGGCCGGCCTCCACGGGCTCACCCGGGCGCTGGCCCGTGAGTACGGGGAGGACGGCGTGCAGGTCAACGCCGTCGCCCCCGGTCCCGTCGAGACCAGCATGAACGACGACATCCTCGCATTCCTCGAGGCAATCGAGTTCCGCGGCCACGAGAACCTCGACACCCACCTCCCGGAGTACGCGTGCGACCCCTCCGAGGTCGCGGACACGATCGAGTACCTGCTGGGCAACGAGTACGTCCAGGGCGAGATCGTCAACGTCAACGGCGGGATGCAGTTCCAGTAG
- a CDS encoding NADP-dependent malic enzyme, with product MSLEDDSLEYHRSDPPGKIEIATTKPTNTQRDLSLAYSPGVAGPCREIDENVDDAYTYTAKGNMVGVVSNGSAVLGLGDIGAAASKPVMEGKGVLFKRFADIDVFDLELDLDDPEAMIEAIAAMEPTFGGINLEDIAAPDCFEIEETLRERMDIPVFHDDQHGTAIISGAALVNAARVVEKDLGELDVVFSGAGASAIATARFFVSLGVDPDRITMCDSSGIITAERAAAGDVNEYKAEFATEREGGDLADAMVDADAFVGLSVSGIVDEEMVRSMARDPMVFAMANPDPEIGYDEAKAARDDTVVVATGRSDYPNQVNNVLGFPFIFRGALDVRARDINEPMKVAAAEALAELARTDVPDAVRKAYGDQPLQFGPDYIIPKPLDPRVLFEVAPAVAEAAIESGAARVEEIDSEEYEERLEARLGGSREMMRVVLNKAKSDPKRVALAEGGDEKIIRAAAQLEEQGIAEPVLIGDESRIDETCRELGLRYDPEVVDPESNGGIGAEKREEYAERLYEARRRKGITRSEAEELIEESNYYASVMVDAGDADAMLTGLTHHYPSALRPPLQVLGTAPEANYAAGVYLLTFRNKVVFVADATVNQDPDEDVLEEITRHTAELARRFNVEPRAALLSYSNFGSVNTPGTVKPREAARRLREDPEIDFPVDGEMQADTAVVEELLEGTYEFSELDDPANVLVFPNLEAGNIGYKLLQRLGGAEAVGPMLVGMDQPVHVLQRGDEVKDIVNLAGVAVVDAQEE from the coding sequence ATGTCCCTCGAAGACGACTCTCTGGAGTACCACCGATCCGATCCCCCGGGCAAGATCGAGATCGCGACGACGAAGCCCACCAACACGCAGCGCGACCTCAGCCTCGCGTACTCGCCCGGCGTCGCGGGTCCCTGCCGGGAGATCGACGAGAACGTCGACGACGCCTACACGTACACCGCGAAAGGCAACATGGTCGGCGTCGTCTCGAACGGCTCCGCGGTCCTGGGCCTCGGCGACATCGGCGCGGCGGCGTCGAAGCCGGTGATGGAGGGGAAGGGCGTCCTCTTCAAGCGCTTCGCCGACATCGACGTGTTCGACCTCGAACTCGACCTCGACGATCCCGAAGCGATGATCGAGGCGATCGCGGCCATGGAGCCGACCTTCGGCGGGATCAACCTCGAGGACATCGCGGCGCCCGACTGCTTCGAGATCGAGGAGACCCTCCGCGAGCGGATGGACATCCCGGTGTTCCACGACGACCAGCACGGGACGGCGATCATCTCCGGCGCGGCGCTCGTGAACGCGGCGCGGGTCGTCGAGAAGGACCTGGGCGAACTCGACGTCGTCTTCTCCGGCGCTGGCGCGAGCGCGATCGCCACGGCCCGCTTCTTCGTCTCGCTCGGGGTCGACCCCGACCGGATCACGATGTGTGACTCCTCGGGGATCATCACGGCCGAGCGGGCCGCGGCCGGCGACGTCAACGAGTACAAGGCGGAGTTCGCGACGGAGCGCGAGGGCGGCGACCTCGCGGACGCAATGGTCGACGCCGACGCGTTCGTCGGTCTCTCCGTCAGCGGGATCGTCGACGAGGAGATGGTCCGGTCGATGGCCCGGGATCCGATGGTGTTCGCGATGGCGAACCCCGACCCGGAGATCGGGTACGACGAGGCCAAGGCCGCTCGCGACGACACGGTCGTGGTCGCGACCGGGCGATCCGACTACCCGAACCAGGTCAACAACGTGCTGGGCTTCCCCTTCATCTTCCGCGGCGCGCTCGACGTCCGGGCGAGGGACATCAACGAGCCGATGAAGGTCGCGGCGGCGGAGGCCCTGGCCGAACTCGCTCGCACCGACGTTCCCGACGCCGTGCGGAAGGCCTACGGCGACCAGCCGCTCCAGTTCGGCCCCGACTACATCATCCCGAAGCCGCTGGATCCCCGCGTCCTCTTCGAGGTCGCGCCCGCCGTTGCTGAGGCCGCGATCGAATCCGGCGCGGCACGCGTCGAGGAGATCGACTCCGAGGAGTACGAGGAGCGCCTCGAGGCCCGCCTCGGCGGTTCCCGCGAGATGATGCGCGTCGTGCTCAACAAGGCGAAATCCGATCCCAAGCGCGTCGCGCTCGCGGAGGGCGGCGACGAGAAGATCATCCGCGCCGCCGCACAGCTCGAGGAGCAGGGGATCGCCGAGCCCGTGCTCATCGGCGACGAGTCCCGCATCGACGAGACCTGCCGGGAGCTCGGCCTGCGCTACGACCCGGAGGTCGTCGACCCCGAGAGCAACGGCGGGATCGGCGCCGAGAAGCGCGAGGAGTACGCCGAGCGGCTCTACGAGGCCCGCCGACGCAAGGGTATCACCCGCAGCGAGGCCGAGGAGCTCATCGAGGAGTCGAACTACTACGCCTCGGTGATGGTCGACGCCGGCGACGCCGACGCGATGCTCACCGGCCTCACGCACCACTACCCCTCCGCGCTCCGGCCGCCGCTCCAGGTGCTCGGTACCGCACCCGAGGCCAACTACGCCGCCGGGGTCTACCTGCTGACCTTCCGGAACAAGGTCGTGTTCGTCGCCGACGCCACCGTCAACCAGGACCCCGACGAGGACGTGCTCGAGGAGATCACCCGCCACACGGCGGAGCTCGCTCGACGGTTCAACGTCGAGCCAAGGGCTGCGCTGCTCTCGTACTCGAACTTCGGTTCCGTGAACACCCCCGGCACCGTCAAGCCCCGCGAGGCCGCCCGCCGGCTGCGCGAGGACCCGGAGATCGACTTCCCCGTCGACGGCGAGATGCAGGCGGACACCGCTGTCGTCGAGGAGCTGCTCGAGGGCACCTACGAGTTCTCGGAGCTCGACGACCCCGCGAACGTGCTCGTGTTCCCCAATCTCGAGGCCGGCAACATCGGGTACAAGCTCCTGCAACGGCTCGGTGGGGCGGAAGCCGTGGGCCCGATGCTCGTCGGCATGGACCAGCCCGTGCACGTGCTCCAGCGCGGCGACGAGGTCAAGGACATCGTGAATCTGGCCGGCGTCGCGGTGGTGGACGCGCAGGAAGAGTGA
- the rpiA gene encoding ribose-5-phosphate isomerase RpiA, protein MDAATLKRRAGERAVEAVDDGDVVGLGSGSTAAAAIRALGERVDSGLDIQGVPTSHQSREIALNVGIPVVDLDQVEAVEVAIDGADQVATDADSASAIGAPPLIKGGGGCHAREKIVDAAAEELLIVVDPSKLVPTLDAAVPVEVLPAARTTVAEELRDIGGEPTLRDATEKSGPVVTDNGNLVLDTDFGEIDDPPSLATACSGIPGVLDHGIFVDLADRVLVGREDGVEALEY, encoded by the coding sequence ATGGACGCAGCCACGCTGAAGCGTCGGGCGGGCGAGCGGGCCGTCGAGGCCGTCGACGACGGCGACGTCGTCGGACTCGGCTCGGGCTCGACGGCGGCCGCGGCGATTCGCGCGCTGGGCGAGCGGGTCGATTCTGGCCTGGATATCCAGGGCGTCCCGACATCCCACCAGTCACGGGAGATCGCACTCAACGTCGGCATCCCGGTCGTCGATCTCGATCAGGTTGAGGCGGTCGAAGTGGCGATCGACGGCGCGGACCAGGTCGCGACGGACGCGGATTCCGCATCCGCGATCGGGGCGCCGCCGCTGATCAAGGGCGGTGGCGGCTGCCACGCCCGCGAGAAAATCGTCGACGCCGCGGCCGAGGAACTCCTGATCGTCGTCGATCCCTCGAAGCTCGTACCGACGCTCGACGCCGCGGTGCCGGTGGAGGTCCTCCCCGCCGCGCGAACGACGGTCGCCGAGGAGTTGCGCGACATCGGCGGCGAGCCGACGCTCCGTGACGCCACGGAGAAGAGCGGCCCGGTCGTCACCGACAACGGGAACCTCGTCCTCGACACGGATTTCGGCGAGATCGACGACCCGCCGTCGCTCGCGACCGCGTGCTCCGGGATCCCGGGCGTGCTGGATCACGGGATCTTCGTCGACCTCGCGGACCGCGTGCTCGTCGGTCGGGAGGACGGCGTCGAAGCGCTCGAATACTGA
- the pheT gene encoding phenylalanine--tRNA ligase subunit beta, translating to MPVVEIDTDELLTLAGHEDKPEDELIDDLFALGLELEGKTEDGDLELEFAPDRLDRLSVEGIARSLRYQYGDDRGAYVPSVTDPDWTIEVDSDVPDERPYVTGAVLRDVNLDEDALESLIQLQEKLHATMGRGRAKGAIGVHDLTMLKGAVGPTDEEDAAEPNNSVRYTGIAPDGDTFVPLESDREMTPGEALESHHMASEYADLVAEYERMPAIYDDLGLFSFPPAINGRRTEVTAESRNLFVEMTGTDQWTIDRMLAILCYAMDARGATIEAVDVSYADDAGGEYAGTTIERPDLSLDRKTVAHERVESVVGVDFDPDEVLDLLERSGLDAEQIELQRGDAGEEGDVAAGYEVAIPAYRVDVLHAQDLIDDVGRAYGFNELDASYPDVSTLGGRHERSRHERAVRDTLVGVGFEDMLNFHMTNEAETFGRMGLPIPEVGHVDLQAEEMEISGHAGEHADREVADDAVGFAPAPTIATAYSEDYTVLRTWALPSLLQVLEGNTHREYPQDLAEVGFVAQVDPTEPTGVAEHRSVAAVVARHDASYEDARGRLQALASAFDVELETPATEHPSFLDGRVADVVVDGEVAGVIGEVDPAVLVEHDLEVPVAAFELRRDALA from the coding sequence ATGCCCGTCGTCGAGATCGATACCGACGAACTGCTGACGCTCGCCGGCCACGAGGACAAGCCCGAGGACGAACTGATCGACGACCTGTTCGCGCTCGGTCTCGAACTCGAGGGGAAGACCGAGGACGGCGACCTCGAACTCGAGTTCGCGCCGGACCGCCTCGACCGCCTCTCCGTCGAGGGGATCGCCCGCTCCCTGCGCTACCAGTACGGCGACGATCGCGGCGCGTACGTGCCGAGCGTGACCGATCCCGACTGGACGATCGAGGTCGACAGCGACGTGCCCGACGAGCGGCCCTACGTCACCGGTGCGGTGCTCCGGGACGTGAACCTCGACGAGGACGCGCTCGAGTCGCTGATCCAGTTGCAGGAGAAGCTTCACGCGACGATGGGCCGCGGTCGTGCGAAGGGCGCCATCGGCGTCCACGACCTCACGATGCTCAAGGGCGCCGTGGGTCCGACGGACGAAGAGGACGCCGCCGAACCGAACAACTCGGTCCGCTACACCGGTATCGCGCCCGACGGCGACACGTTCGTCCCCCTCGAGAGCGACCGGGAGATGACCCCCGGCGAGGCGCTCGAGTCCCACCACATGGCCAGCGAGTACGCCGACCTGGTCGCGGAGTACGAGCGGATGCCCGCGATCTACGACGACCTCGGCCTCTTCTCCTTCCCGCCGGCGATCAACGGCCGCCGGACGGAGGTCACCGCCGAGAGCCGGAACCTCTTCGTCGAGATGACCGGCACCGACCAGTGGACGATCGACCGGATGCTCGCGATCCTCTGCTACGCGATGGACGCCCGCGGCGCGACGATCGAGGCCGTCGACGTCAGCTACGCGGACGACGCCGGCGGCGAGTACGCCGGCACCACGATCGAGCGGCCCGACCTCTCGCTCGATCGCAAGACCGTCGCCCACGAGCGCGTCGAGTCCGTCGTCGGCGTCGACTTCGATCCCGACGAGGTGCTCGACCTGCTGGAGCGGTCCGGCCTGGACGCCGAACAGATCGAACTCCAGCGTGGCGACGCTGGCGAGGAGGGCGACGTGGCGGCCGGGTACGAGGTCGCGATCCCGGCCTACCGCGTCGACGTGCTCCACGCCCAGGACCTGATCGACGACGTCGGCCGCGCCTATGGCTTCAACGAACTCGACGCGAGCTACCCCGACGTCTCGACGCTCGGCGGCCGCCACGAGCGCTCCCGGCACGAGCGCGCGGTCCGCGATACGCTCGTCGGCGTCGGCTTCGAGGACATGCTGAACTTCCACATGACCAACGAGGCCGAGACGTTCGGGCGGATGGGTCTCCCCATCCCCGAGGTCGGCCACGTCGACCTCCAGGCCGAGGAGATGGAGATTTCGGGCCACGCTGGCGAGCACGCGGATCGCGAGGTCGCCGACGATGCCGTCGGCTTCGCCCCGGCGCCCACCATCGCGACCGCCTACAGCGAGGATTACACCGTGCTCCGGACGTGGGCGCTCCCATCGCTCCTACAGGTGCTCGAAGGCAACACCCACCGGGAGTACCCACAGGACCTCGCGGAGGTCGGCTTCGTCGCGCAGGTCGACCCGACGGAGCCGACCGGCGTCGCGGAACATCGCTCCGTCGCCGCGGTCGTCGCACGCCACGACGCCTCCTACGAGGACGCCCGCGGACGGCTCCAGGCGCTCGCGTCGGCGTTCGACGTCGAACTGGAGACGCCAGCGACCGAGCATCCGAGCTTCCTCGACGGCCGTGTCGCCGACGTCGTCGTCGACGGCGAGGTCGCGGGCGTGATCGGCGAAGTCGATCCCGCGGTCCTCGTCGAGCACGACCTCGAAGTGCCGGTCGCCGCGTTCGAGCTACGCCGGGACGCGCTGGCGTAG
- a CDS encoding phenylalanine--tRNA ligase subunit alpha — translation MELPAAQVAVLNAASANDAQSIDEIAAETDLAPETVTGAAFALEEAGLVTVEAIERERVALTDEGETYLADGLPEVALYRAALDAGADEEPISLGEVIGAAGLGGNAVDIALANFARKGYGSIDDGAVSADPDADPDADEEAQALAAVAGASDTADDEGDDAEIGGATDPEYKMEEISDEEFIDQIAEVSETAERTYHDDLDNDPGTSNDLDVDADTIDDLERRGLLERSETTERTVLLTDDGVTALMEGVSEAETVGQVTPELLTSGEWEASEFAAYNVEAEAETPHVGRTHVLRQTIERVKDVLVGMGFEEMQGPHVDADFWINDALFMPQDHPARTHWDRFAMETPSRIESLPEDLVERVERAHREGVGDDGDGYHSPWDEDFAEALALRGHTTSLTARHLAGEAMGDLEPPQRFFSVEKGYRNDTLDATHLLEFFQIEGWVMAEDLSVRDLMGTFEEFYAQFGITDVQFKPHYNPYTEPSFELFGEHPETGELIEIGNSGIFREEMLEPLGVDCDVMAWGLAGERLAMLVTGAEDIRDIHGTLTDLDFLRNAEVIY, via the coding sequence ATGGAACTTCCAGCAGCACAGGTCGCGGTCCTCAACGCCGCGAGCGCGAACGACGCACAGTCAATCGACGAAATCGCCGCCGAGACCGACCTCGCGCCGGAGACGGTTACGGGCGCGGCCTTCGCCCTCGAAGAGGCCGGCCTCGTCACCGTCGAGGCCATCGAGCGCGAGCGGGTCGCGCTGACCGACGAGGGCGAGACCTACCTCGCCGACGGCCTCCCCGAGGTCGCGCTCTATCGCGCAGCCCTCGACGCCGGCGCGGACGAAGAGCCGATCTCGCTCGGGGAGGTCATCGGCGCCGCCGGGCTCGGAGGGAACGCGGTCGACATCGCGCTCGCGAACTTCGCCCGGAAGGGCTACGGATCGATCGACGACGGCGCCGTGAGCGCCGATCCCGACGCGGATCCCGACGCCGACGAGGAGGCGCAGGCGCTCGCCGCGGTCGCGGGGGCTTCCGACACAGCGGACGACGAAGGTGACGACGCCGAGATCGGCGGCGCGACCGATCCAGAGTATAAGATGGAGGAGATCTCCGACGAGGAGTTCATCGATCAGATCGCGGAGGTCTCGGAAACGGCCGAGCGAACCTATCACGACGACCTCGACAACGATCCCGGCACAAGCAACGACCTCGACGTCGACGCCGACACGATCGACGACCTCGAACGCCGCGGCCTGCTCGAGCGCTCCGAGACGACCGAGCGCACCGTCCTGCTCACCGACGACGGCGTCACAGCGCTGATGGAGGGCGTCTCCGAGGCCGAGACCGTCGGGCAGGTGACGCCGGAACTCCTCACAAGCGGCGAGTGGGAGGCCTCGGAGTTCGCGGCGTACAACGTCGAGGCCGAGGCGGAGACGCCACACGTCGGCCGCACCCACGTCCTCCGCCAGACCATCGAGCGCGTGAAGGACGTGCTCGTCGGGATGGGATTCGAGGAGATGCAGGGCCCGCACGTCGACGCGGACTTCTGGATCAACGACGCGCTGTTCATGCCCCAGGACCACCCGGCGCGGACCCACTGGGACCGCTTCGCGATGGAGACCCCCAGCCGGATCGAGTCCCTGCCCGAGGACCTCGTCGAGCGCGTCGAGCGCGCCCACCGCGAGGGCGTCGGCGACGACGGCGACGGCTACCACTCGCCCTGGGACGAGGACTTCGCGGAGGCCCTCGCGCTCCGTGGGCACACGACCTCGCTGACCGCGCGGCACCTCGCGGGCGAGGCGATGGGCGACCTCGAACCGCCCCAGCGCTTCTTCAGCGTCGAGAAGGGCTACCGCAACGACACGCTCGACGCGACCCACCTGCTCGAGTTCTTCCAGATCGAGGGCTGGGTGATGGCGGAGGACCTGTCGGTCCGCGACCTCATGGGCACCTTCGAGGAGTTCTACGCCCAGTTCGGGATCACGGACGTCCAGTTCAAACCCCACTACAACCCCTACACGGAGCCGAGTTTCGAGCTGTTCGGGGAACATCCCGAGACTGGCGAACTGATCGAGATCGGCAACTCCGGGATCTTCCGCGAGGAGATGCTGGAGCCACTCGGCGTCGACTGTGACGTGATGGCCTGGGGACTGGCAGGGGAACGGCTCGCCATGCTCGTCACCGGCGCCGAGGACATCCGCGACATCCACGGCACGCTGACCGATCTGGACTTCCTGCGGAACGCGGAGGTGATCTACTGA
- a CDS encoding deoxyguanosinetriphosphate triphosphohydrolase family protein, protein MPPDNEVLRKTRIVSGSADGDNRTPFQRDRDRVLYTPAFRRLAGVAQVVHVSTERGYHNRLTHSLKVSQVGRRLAELLIDDTDETVIEEAGGLDEDVVETACLAHDLGHPPFGHAAEQALRDKLDREGIPDSFEGNPQSFRIVNNIAIHHTPYGSTHSGLDLTLASLNAILKYPWKRETAGHRSKKWGYYSTEQHIVDDVRQLRTPGSGSETKSLEAKIMDWADDLTYAIHDVVDFYKSGLIPLGELTRETQEQAKLIDAFEDWSDVDVGTWDAVSFLSNSLPKLADIAEQEGSNRGGSSGLLEGRYSGSSKNIAALSFMSSELIERYLGRNSDTTFRIDPSIAGGLEIEESLIYEVKLLQFLCKYYVFENPALVAQQHGHTKLIKELYDTLYEASAENSMYADMIPDPFDEKISMLHEGELGYSDIDAGTIRARLVADVIASMTEQQAMQLYERVTGRSPGLVTDRII, encoded by the coding sequence ATGCCGCCGGATAACGAGGTACTTAGAAAGACAAGGATAGTATCAGGAAGTGCTGATGGCGACAACCGTACGCCATTTCAGCGAGATAGAGACCGGGTGCTCTATACCCCTGCATTTCGCCGCCTGGCCGGAGTGGCACAAGTTGTGCATGTTAGCACAGAACGAGGCTACCACAATCGATTAACACATTCGTTAAAGGTTTCTCAGGTGGGGCGGAGGTTGGCAGAATTACTCATTGATGATACGGATGAGACAGTTATTGAAGAAGCAGGTGGTCTGGATGAGGATGTAGTCGAGACAGCCTGCCTTGCTCATGATCTCGGCCATCCACCCTTCGGTCATGCAGCGGAGCAAGCACTTCGTGATAAGCTAGACAGAGAGGGAATTCCAGATAGTTTTGAGGGCAACCCGCAATCATTCCGGATTGTGAATAATATCGCGATTCATCACACACCATACGGGAGCACTCATAGTGGACTTGATCTAACATTGGCGAGCCTTAATGCGATTTTAAAATATCCTTGGAAGAGAGAAACAGCAGGGCACCGAAGTAAAAAGTGGGGGTACTATTCAACGGAGCAACATATTGTTGATGATGTAAGACAACTCCGGACGCCGGGCAGTGGTTCCGAGACAAAAAGTCTGGAGGCAAAAATAATGGATTGGGCAGACGATCTAACCTATGCGATTCACGACGTAGTAGACTTCTATAAATCCGGGCTGATCCCTTTGGGAGAACTCACAAGGGAGACACAAGAACAAGCTAAATTGATTGATGCATTTGAAGATTGGAGTGACGTAGATGTGGGAACATGGGATGCAGTATCCTTCCTATCAAATTCACTGCCAAAACTAGCCGATATCGCGGAACAGGAAGGTAGCAATCGCGGGGGGTCAAGCGGTCTCTTGGAAGGTAGATATAGTGGATCTAGTAAAAATATTGCTGCGCTTAGCTTCATGAGTTCCGAACTCATTGAAAGGTACTTGGGCCGCAATTCAGACACGACATTTCGTATTGATCCGTCCATAGCCGGTGGGCTAGAAATTGAAGAGTCACTCATTTATGAGGTCAAGCTACTCCAATTTCTGTGTAAATACTATGTTTTTGAAAATCCAGCCCTCGTGGCCCAGCAGCACGGGCATACGAAGTTGATAAAAGAGCTATATGATACGCTGTATGAGGCCTCTGCGGAGAACAGCATGTACGCCGATATGATTCCAGATCCCTTTGATGAGAAAATATCAATGCTTCATGAAGGGGAGCTCGGATATAGTGATATTGACGCGGGGACAATCCGTGCCCGGCTGGTTGCTGATGTCATCGCAAGTATGACTGAACAACAGGCGATGCAATTGTACGAAAGGGTTACCGGGCGTTCACCAGGGCTCGTCACAGACCGGATTATCTAG
- a CDS encoding tryptophan--tRNA ligase: MHRESPDSDAQRDDRSDAAAPAWWRGTADAEGDESPRVLTDGGTAEGADETTLDPWGSATVSDYRKLFEQFGIEEFDEILDEVPNPHYLMRRGVIFGHRDYRAVADAMRNDEPFAALSGFMPTGEPHIGHKLVFDEIIWHQEQGGDAYGLIADLEAHSAREIPWDEIDEHATDYVLSLLALGFDPEEGTLYRQSENRAVQDLAFELGVEANYSELQAIYDFHGGTDVSHMQSVVTQMADILYPQLVDGPKPTVIPVGPDQDPHMRLARDLAARVRYFGVTEAYASFEATPAERELLDRAWEARDSFADEPDRPRCVEAAEWLEAADEAGDLDVAALAFQGGDGDGDSGEHEVLESIAGKLRNAGKEPLRPRVRILDRNATEEAFDALIEGVEGEKRVYDEHVDAFDLSREEAEKLSRDVELDNGGYGFQLPSSIYHRFMTGLTGGKMSSSVPASHISLLDDPEEGYDKVKSATTGGRETAEEQRELGGRADECPVYELYAYLLAGDDDELATEVYEECVGGERLCGGCKEQAAELMEAFLEDHQEKRAEWADKLDELEIELDSPRKRA; the protein is encoded by the coding sequence ATGCACCGCGAGTCCCCCGACTCGGATGCACAGCGCGACGACCGGAGCGACGCCGCCGCTCCGGCGTGGTGGCGGGGGACCGCTGACGCCGAAGGCGACGAGTCGCCTCGGGTTCTCACGGATGGTGGAACCGCGGAAGGCGCCGACGAGACCACCCTCGATCCGTGGGGCTCCGCGACGGTCTCGGACTACCGCAAACTGTTCGAGCAGTTCGGCATCGAGGAGTTCGACGAGATCCTCGACGAGGTGCCGAATCCCCACTACCTCATGCGCCGCGGCGTCATCTTCGGCCACCGCGACTACCGCGCCGTCGCCGACGCCATGCGCAACGACGAGCCCTTCGCCGCGCTCTCGGGCTTCATGCCCACCGGCGAGCCCCACATCGGCCACAAACTCGTCTTCGACGAGATCATCTGGCACCAGGAGCAGGGCGGCGACGCCTACGGCCTGATCGCCGACCTCGAGGCTCACAGCGCCCGCGAGATCCCCTGGGACGAGATCGACGAGCACGCGACGGACTACGTCCTCTCGCTGCTGGCGCTCGGGTTCGACCCCGAGGAGGGCACCCTCTATCGCCAGAGCGAAAATCGCGCAGTCCAGGACCTCGCCTTCGAACTCGGCGTCGAGGCGAACTACTCCGAACTCCAGGCGATCTACGACTTCCACGGCGGCACCGACGTCAGCCACATGCAGTCCGTCGTCACCCAGATGGCGGACATCCTCTACCCACAGCTCGTCGACGGCCCGAAGCCGACCGTGATCCCGGTCGGTCCCGATCAGGACCCACACATGCGACTCGCGCGGGACCTCGCAGCGCGCGTCCGGTACTTCGGCGTCACCGAGGCGTACGCGAGCTTCGAGGCGACGCCCGCCGAGCGCGAACTGCTCGACCGGGCCTGGGAAGCCCGCGATTCCTTCGCCGACGAGCCGGACCGGCCGCGGTGCGTCGAGGCCGCGGAGTGGCTCGAAGCCGCCGACGAGGCCGGCGACCTCGACGTAGCGGCACTGGCGTTCCAGGGCGGAGACGGTGACGGGGACTCCGGCGAACACGAGGTCCTCGAATCGATCGCCGGCAAACTCCGGAACGCCGGGAAGGAGCCGCTCCGGCCCCGCGTCCGGATCCTCGATCGCAACGCGACCGAGGAGGCATTCGACGCGCTGATCGAGGGCGTCGAGGGCGAGAAGCGCGTCTACGACGAGCACGTCGACGCCTTCGACCTCTCGCGTGAGGAGGCCGAGAAACTCTCCCGCGACGTCGAACTCGACAACGGCGGCTACGGCTTCCAGCTTCCCTCCTCGATCTACCACCGGTTCATGACCGGACTGACTGGGGGCAAGATGTCCTCCTCGGTCCCAGCCTCCCACATCAGCCTGCTCGACGACCCGGAGGAGGGCTACGACAAGGTCAAATCCGCGACGACGGGCGGCCGCGAGACCGCCGAAGAACAGCGCGAACTCGGCGGTCGCGCCGACGAGTGCCCCGTCTACGAACTCTACGCCTACCTGCTGGCCGGGGACGACGACGAACTCGCCACCGAGGTCTACGAGGAGTGCGTCGGCGGGGAACGCCTCTGTGGCGGCTGCAAGGAGCAGGCCGCGGAGCTGATGGAGGCGTTCCTCGAGGACCACCAGGAGAAGCGCGCCGAGTGGGCGGACAAACTCGACGAACTGGAGATCGAACTGGACAGTCCGCGGAAGCGGGCCTGA